The Fodinibius saliphilus genomic interval TACAGCTACCACAGTTGCATGCAGCCTTGGTTTATTTTCTGTGAGGGACATCAAAAAACGATCACAATTTTTCTTTACGACCCCCGGTATTGTTTTTATCTCTTATGCGATTGTTATTCTTGGTTTTAACATGACCTCTTTTAATAGCTGGAGCCATTTGGGAAACGAGCTATTTTTCGTAGGAATCAACGCTATTTTTATTCTATTTACGTATCCCCTGATACTGTTATTTGAAAAAACTTTTAAAGTTACTACGGATTTTACTCTCATTGAGCTTAGCGATACAAACCTACCAATGCTCAAGCAACTCATGACAAGAGCTCCGGGTACGTTCCACCACAGTCTTCAGGTTTCTAATCTTGCCGAAGCCGCAGCCGGAGCTATTCGTGCCAATGCCCTGCTATGTCGTGTCGGGGGCTTATATCACGATATTGGAAAAATGGAAAACCCCGGCTACTTTACTGAAAACCAAACCGAAACTAATGAACATGATAACCTGAAGCCACGCATGAGTGCTTTGGTTATTAAGGCACATGTTACTAACGGAGTTAAGCTAGCCGAGGAACAAGGGTTACCCGATGTCGTTATTGACTTTATTAAAACACACCATGGTACCTCTTTGATCAAATTCTTTTGGGATAAAGCCCAAAAACAGGCTGATGAAGATAAAAAAGAGATCCGAGAAGAAGATTTTAGATATGATGGCCCCCTGCCCCAAACCAAAGAAACCGGCATTCTCTTATTGGCCGACTGTATAGAAGCCTCTTCACGAGCTATGAAAGATCCGAACTACCAAAAGCTCGAAAACCTTATAGATCGCATGGTTGACGAACGGGTAAACGAGGGGCAGCTCAGTAAAACACCGCTCACTTTCCAAGATATTCATGCTATTAAAGAGACCTTTCTCAATATCCTGGTCGGTATCTACCATAGCAGAGTTGATTATCCTGATGACGAAGAAAAAGAACAGGACCATGACAAGGTTATAAAAGAGAAACCTTCTGCTGATTCTGGAGAGGAGATCCCCAAACATCCCGAAGCCCCGGAAAGTCCACCCCCGGTTGATGAATATTATAACTCCTGAATTTTTATGCACTATACAGAGGAGCTCAAGCGTTATCTGCAATTTATTAAATTAGAAAAAAATCTTTCTGAGAATTCGGTAGTCTCCTATGAAAGAGACCTTCGGCGATACCTCAACTTTGTTGCAGATAACTTACGTATTCAACAGCTAGATGGAGTTAGCCTACAACATATTGAGCAATATCTCGAAGAGCTTACCGCTATGGACCTTTCGGTAAGCTCCATAGCCCGAAATATCTCTAGTATCCGTGGATTTCATGAATTTGCCGTTGTTGAAGGTATGGCGGAGGCAAACCCTGCAGAGCTGGTTGAACTCCCTAAGAAAGCCCAAAACCTGCCTGAGGTTTTAAATCAAGATGAAGTTGCTGCAATTATTGACACTCCCAACCGAGAGTCAAATGCTGGCATTCGCAATGCTGCTATCCTCGAAACACTCTATGCTACGGGAATGCGAGTTAGTGAATTGACCAGCCTGGAAGTTGACAACCTCTTTTTTGAAATTGGTTTTATACGGGTTGTTGGTAAAGGCAATAAAGAACGTTTGGTCCCCGTGGGTGAGGTAGCTCAATCTGCACTGGAACATTATATCGAGGTTGTTCGGCCGATATTCATTAGTGATAAAAATCCACAGAAAGCAGAGCACAAAGTATTTTTAAGTCAACGCGGCAATCCTTTATCACGGATGAGTATTTGGAATGTCGTCAATGATGCAGCCGAACGGGCCGGTATTGAGAAAAATGTTTATCCACATATTTTCCGGCATTCTTTTGCCACCCATCTACTCGAGGGCGGAGCGGACCTACGGGCCGTACAAGAAATGTTAGGACATTCTTCAATCCTTACAACAGAAATTTACACCCATGTAGACCGTTCACTTCTACATCAAGTGCACAAAGAATTCCATCCCCGTGCTTAAGATTTTTATTTTAGTATAAGATCTTGTAATTAGTACCAAGAACATCTACAGATGTAAAATTATTTCATCTACATAGCACGCTAATGCTATTAACTTTCCATCTTAATAATCGATGAGTAAGAAAAGGTTTACCAAGCTATTAAAAAATCTCAGAGATCCTAAAAATAAGTGCTATGATGAACTATTTTCCCAGATTTATAGTGAACTAAAAAGACTTGCCTACTCAAAGCTTCAAAAAGAACGAGAGGATATTACCTTAACAGAAACAGCGTTAGTACATGAGGTTTATCTCAAAATGATAGATCAGACACAGATTCAGGCTAATGACAAAAATCACTTCATGGCCATAGCAGCACGATGTATGCGTCAAATACTTATCGACCATGCCCGCAAAAAGAAAGCGGAAAAGCGTGGTGGTGATAAAAACGACGTAACGTATATTGATGAACTTCTTAAACAAAGGCACAAAACAGAAGAACTAATCGACATTGATAACGAACTCAATAAGTTGGCAAAGCTTGACCAGCGGATGGCCGATGTTGTAGTACTTCGTTTCTTTGGACAGATGACAGTATCCGACACAGCAAAAGCCTTGAACATATCAGAACGAACGGTTAAAAGAGATTGGGCGAAAGCACGCGGATGGCTTTATAAAGAACTAAAAGGATAATCTTAACCAAGCTTCACTTTTCTATGGAGCAAAATCAATGGGAAAAGGTCAACAAAATTGTTGACACTGCACTTGAGCTAGATAAAAAAGAGAGAACTACTTACATCGAAGAAAATTGCAAAAATGACAACAAGCTTAAGCAACACGTAACCCAACTTCTGGCTGCAATTGAAGAATCAGAAACCGAAGATTTTTTAGCAACACCTGCCACCTATATCGATGAAATGGCCGGCGAGTTAACTGCAACAGATGCCACTGCCTCATCCATGGTTGGCCAACATATTGGCAACTATCACCTTGATGAACTTATTGGCCATGGTGGTATGGGATCTGTTTTTAAAGGTAGGCGCGCCGATGGAGCCTATGAAAAAGAAATAGCCATCAAGATATTACGGCGCGGTATGGACACCCCTTCCAATATTGCACGGTTTAAAAGGGAACGAAATATTTTGGCAAATCTGGAACACCCGAATATTGCCCGCCTACTAGATGGAGGGCTTACCGAAGAGGGCTTGCCCTATTTAGTCATGGAATATGTGGACGGCACTCCCTTGCTCGAATACTGTAACCAAAATAATCTAACCATTGAAGAACGATTAGAATTATTTGAACAAGTTTGTTTTGCTGTTCAACATGCCCACCAAAATGCCATTATTCATCGCGACCTGAAGCCTTCTAACATCTTAGTTAATAATGAAGGCAAGGTCAAAGTTCTGGATTTTGGTATTGCAAAACTTATAAGAGCGGAAAGTTCGGAGGGAGTAACCTTTCAAACTCGCACCGGCGCCCGCATGCTAACAGTAGGTTATTCGTCACCGGAACAGCTGGAAGGTCAAGCCATAACTACGGCTACCGACGCTTATGTCCTTGGAATATTGCTATTTGAACTCTTGGCAGATGTTCATCCATTTGAAATGGATGATAAAAACTTGGTAGAAATTGAAAAACAAGTACGAGAAAAGCGTCCCAAAAACCCTTCGGATAAATATGCGCAACTATCTTCTACTGAAAAGAAAAAAATCGCTCAATACCGGTCTACTGATACAGCTAAATTAACTAGTCTACTTACAGGCGACCTTGATGCTATTGTGATGAAAGCCCTTCGCAAAGAACCTGGTCACCGATATAGTTCTGCTGAGCAACTTCTGGAAGACCTTAACAGGCGGAAAACGAACCTCCCCATTATTGCTAGGGAAGATACCTTCCGTTATAATTCCTCCAAATTTTTAAAACGGCACAAGACCAGGCTTTCTGTAGCAGCAGCTTTTTTGTCGATTATTATCAGCCTTACCGTTTTTTATACTTGGCAAATTGCTCAAGAAAAAGATAAAGCACAATTAGAGGCACAAAAAGCACAAGAAGTAAGCAGCTTTTTAACGGATATGTTTAGGGCCAGTAATCCAAATTATAATCCTAAAGATACCGTTACTGCTGCCACGTTTTTAAAACGGGGGCAAGAACGTATTGATCAACTTAATGACCAGCCGGAGATACAAGGCCAGCTGCTTGAAATAATGGGGCGAGCATATTCCGAGATTGGACAATTTGATAAAGCAGCCCCCCTTCTAAATAAAAGTCTCAAACTCCGGGAAACATACCAAGGAACTACAAGTACTGCCTATATACAAAGTCTTGACGCATTGGGTGTTCTTGAACGACTCAAGGGAAATTTCGCAGAGGCAGAATCCCTTACTCAACGCTCTCTCTCGGTGCTCAAAAATAATCAGCCTAATAATAAAAAGCTTCTTGTCAATGGGTTAAATGAGCTTGGGCTAATACTTGACCAACGGGGTAAATATGAGCAGGCCGATTCTGTTTATAAAGAGGTGCTTTACATTCAACAACAACTATATAAATCCGAACATCCTAAACTAGCACATATTTTCAATAACAGGGCGGGAGTTTTACGAAAACTTGGGAAGTATGAAAAAGCAGAAGAACTTTACCGAAAAGCTTTAAATATTTGGAAAGCCCAATACGGTGATATTCATCCAAGTACCGCCATGGGCTACCATGACCTTGCCTTAATACTTAACCAACGAGGAAAATTAGAGCAAGCCGATTCCCTTTATCATAAAGGGTTAACAATTGACAAAAAGTTATACGATGCCCCAGAAAGACACATTGCTCAATCGTATAATAATATTGGCATTTTTTATGGGCAACAAGGCCGATACCAAGAAGCTAAGCCTTACTTAACCAAGGCAGTAGCTATGCGCCGTAAACTATTTGATGAATACCATCCCAAACTTGCGGAAAGTTTGAATAATTTGGGTCGACTTAATATCGAACTGGGAAACTACGAAAAAGCCCATTCTTATCTTGAAGAAGCACTTAAAATTGATCGAAAAAATTTTGGCGGAAACCATCCTTATATAGCCGGTGATTTGGCAAATCTAGCACGCATTGAAAAAGAAAAAGGTTCACTGGATATTGCCAAAAAGCATTTCGAAAAATCCTTGTCAATATTTAAAGCTAACTTACCTTCAGATCATAGAAAAATAGCTGGTATACTTACAGAGATTGGAAAACTGCATATCATCAAAAACAATATATCGGAAGCTATACCAATGTTAGAAAAAGCATTGGCTATCAAAAAGAAATCATATGACAAGAGGAGTTGGCAAATTGCTTACACAAAATCGATATTGGGTAACGCTTTGGGTAAGAATATGGAATATACCAAAGCTGAATCTTATTTAATTCCAGCCTATGAAACACTAAAAAAAGAACGCGGTTCCTCTGATACTTTTACCAACCATGCTAAAAATAGTATAATAGAACTCTACAAGGACTGGGGTAAAACAGATATGGCAAAGAAGTATTCTTCAACTGAATAAAGACTTTTCATCTTTTAAAAAAGCCTGCCAGGCAAAAAACCTGGCAGGCTAATATTTTTTGAAGTTAGATTGGTTCCCTTATCGACAAGAGCCGAAATAGTCTGCTATAGCTTGATGATCCAAGCCCCCAAGATCAAGCTCTCGGCTCTGCCTTCGGAAGGTTTTCATTATTGTTCAATTATTTTTTATACCAAAATACTTTTTTACCTCTTCATAGTTATTCAAATCAATTGGTAGCTTTCCGACCTTGGCTTTTGTTTTCAGTTGCTTTCCGCCGGGAATAAGCACATACCGAAAACTGCTACTTGTTCCAATAGCTCTGGGAAGAGTACCAGTAGCATCAGGATTCATATAACCAATCCGTAATTGTTGCGGGTTTAGCTGAAAAAAGAAACTGTAATTAGGATTTCCGGGGCTACTTGCCTTAGCTAACGGCAATGCATAAACCGATTGAGTATTAAAATCGGTATACACTTTTACAATCCCCTTATCAATAATATCTTGTGTCATGGCATTTGCCGAGATATCAAAGTACCGATATTTAGTCGTACTTTGCGTATTTCCATTCCATTGCGAAGGATTTACCCAATTGGAATACATTACATTGGCAGTACCTTTTAGATTAATGGGCGTTCCCCAACCACTAGCTGTCTTGGGGCCATACAGATTGAAGGTACTTTTATTTAAATAATAATCTCCCTCTTTACCCAATGATGATTGTGGTGCTGAACTTCCGGAATAAATTTGGCTACCATCTTTGCCATCTTGTCCATCCTGACCGGGAGGGCCCTGCAGGCTTATTGGCGTTCCCCATCCCTGGTCATTTTTGGGCCCATACATATCACCAGTACTGGTATCTAAATAGTAATCTCCCATATCTCCTTTGCTACTACCGGGTACCCCCTGTCCGGAATAAATCTTACTCCCATCATCCCCGGCCGGGCCTACGGGACCTTGCTGTCCTTCAGGACCTTGTGGTCCTTGTTCACCGGCAGGACCTTCACAACCAAAAAACAAAGGTAAAGTTGCGATCAAAAATAGCGTCAATACTCGTAACAATCGTCTCATAATTACAATCTGGTTTAATTAGTTTTCATTAATACCACATTGCATACTGCGAGAAACCATTTGAAGAGAGGACAAATTAAAAAGGACCCCACAAAAAAATTGTAGAGCCCTTTTAAAAAAAGCTAAAACTCATCACTCAAAGTTATAAAACTCCTTAAATGACTGCTGATCTACTACCTCCATTTTTTTAAGAGTCACAATCCCTGTATCGTCTACTTCTGTATTGTCTTGGGTATTATTGGCCTCTGTACGAATGATCTCAATTTGATCATAAGGTATGCCTGTTTTATTCGGCTCTGTATTTATCCGGAAATATACATTCCCGTTAACAAAATTGTGCTCTACAGAATACTGGATATTTCGAGCGCGTCCCGGTACTGAATAATAGATCTGATTGCTTCCGGTATCATACATTAAGTACACCGACCAAGAACTCTGTTTCATCTCTGTTTCTGTTAAATTACTGAAGACGGCAACAAACTGTGGACTTGAACTAAAGTCATGTTGAGGATAAATATAGCGCGTTACATTCGCATTCCCATCAGCTCCTTTTAAATTCACGGCAGTTCCCCACCCTTGACTTGTTTTGGGACCATACATATTGTAGTTGGATTTATCCAAGTAAAAGTCTCCATTCTCTCCCAATGAAGAAGCTGGTGCACCAGATCCCGCATGAAATTTGCTGCCATCTTCCCCATCTTGGCCCATCAGTACCATAATCGGGTTCCCCCAACCGCTATCTTTCTTGGGACCATACATTTCTCCGGTATTCGTATTCAGGTAATAATCACCATTACTGCCAGTACTGCTTGCGGGCGCACCCTTTCCGGAGTACATCATACTCCCGTCATCACCGGCCGGTCCTACCGGTCCCTGTGGACCTTCAGGGCCTTGGGTTCCTTGCTCTCCGGCGGGGCCTTCACACCCCATAAAAAGGGGGAAAACTGCTATCAAAAATAATATAACCACTCGTGAGAATCGTCGCATAACTCTATAGTTTTATGAATATTATAAGTTCACATAGAATAATACGTAATCGAAAGTGAAGTGAGCTCAAAGCAGCTGTTCTAACTTTATTGTTCAAATGCTATTGATGATGTTTGTTAGCTGGGTGACTCACAGACTGTCACTCGGTTGCATGAACCATCATTAATACAGATAGAAATGCACTGGCGTATGTGCACTAATTTTAGTCAACGACCAGCTTTTACTTTCATATGCAATTGGACTGTTATAGTTTCGGCTTCATTCATAAAAAGCCACCACCAAAATCAGAATGAATCATCATAACAAGAAAATATTGGCCTACCCTTTTATTAAAATCCGCCTTTAAAATAGAGATAAATAAAAAAGCCCACAGCAAAATAAATTGCTGTGGGCCTGAAGGGGCATGTAATTTACCTATTTTACCGGGCTCCAGAACGGAAAACGGTCGCTAGCAGAGTTTACTGTTAGGTTGGTCGCGCTCGTGCCATCGGTATTAATAATATACACTTCGTCATTTCCATCCCGATCGCTTTGGAATGAAAGCTTACTACCGTCCGGTGACCATGAAGGGAAAACATCACTCCCTGAATTATTGGTTACCCGCTTGAGATCACTGCCATCGGTACTCATAATATATATCTCATTGTTTCCATCCCGATCACTTGCAAACGCAATTTTCGAGCCATCGGGGCTGTAGATAGGTATCCCATCATAATGCGTGTTATCAGTTATTTTTTGCAGGGCCGTTCCTTGGGAATTCATCGTATAAATTTCATCATCACCATCTGCATCACGACTACTTACAAACGCAATGCGATCACCATCGTGGGACCATGTTCCAGCTACATCTTGAGCATTCGGATTATTTGTTAGATTTGTTTGGTTACTCCCGTCAGCATTCATCATATAAACTTCATAGTCTCCATCACGATCTGTGCTGAAAAGAATCTGGCTGCCATCCGGCGACCAGCGTGGAAGCAGATCATGTCCCGAAGAATTGGTAAGTTGAGTACGATTGGAACCGTCGGCGTTGATCATGTATATATTGTTGTCTGACCAACTGGTGTATGCAATCTTGGTACCGTCGGGAGAAATTGAAGGATAATATTCCATTTCTGCATTGTTGGTTATCCGCTCTTGACCGGTACCGTCCGGATTCGTTACATACAAATCGGGATTAGTATTGCGACCACTGAGAAACACAATTTGATTGCTCAAAACAGCCTCACATGTAATATCAAAACTAGCCGTAGTTGTATTTTCCGCGGTAATATCCACTTTTTTAGGATTATTTCCGTCTACCGAGCAGTTATCGGCAATGCCCGAGAGTTCGGCATCGTAACTGCTCTCTTCTAGATCTTCTACGGTGATCGTCTCGTCAGTCCCAATGGAATGGTCAGCCCCATCCACAGTAATAGTATATCCGTCAGAATCCACATCCGAGCCACTGGTACTGGTTGTCACTTCCAGAGTACCTGTTGTGGGTTCTTCTGGGGCTGGTTCAGGGTCTGAATCAGTACCGGTACTGTTATCACTGCAAGAAATTATTAATCCTATTAACAAAAGTGGTATTAAAGTTCGTAGTAGTTTCCTCATAATTTTAACCTTTATTTAATATGATTGCTATGATTATTTAAGAATCCTTCAAGACCCCATCACAATCAATTCCTAACTAGTTCATTTAAGAAGATGGAATTGTATAACCTTTGCTAAAGCAAAGCCCTCTTGGAATTCATTCTATCTGTAGATGTTGTCTTATTATCTAATCTGTTACACAGCACTATGCGAAACGTTCAATTGAAGGGGGACATTTTTTAATAGCTAATGCTCTATAAAAAAGCCCCCTATTAATCAATAACTCGTCATGAATAAAAGTCCTACTCTGTTTATTGCTGTTCACACTTAAGGGTCATACCAGTAATCCACATATCTTTACCCCCCTTAGGATCAATGTTATCATCATCGCTACGCCCTGGCCAGCTCGAAGTTGTGACCCCCATCGTAAATACATGCACCTTGTTGTTTGCATCACGATACGTTTCTACTGCCGAAGGGAATCCTCGGCCTTTCTTGTCATTCTCAAACTCAAAAAACGTGGACTTTTTACTACCATCGATGAAGAGAGGCATTCCCTCATCCGCATAAACCCCCAAGTATGGAAGTCCACCAATCTCAGACGCATTTTGTCCCACAAGAACAACTCCTCCACCAGGTATTCGCACACCTCCATTGTATTTGGTAGATCCACTATCATCAAATTTTTGCTGGTGTACCCATTGCTCAACCCCACTGGGTCCAAGTCGCTGTACATAAGCATCTTTGATATATACATTAACATCAGGCTCAAGCGAAGTAGCCGTATTGCCATATACAACGGCTCCTCCATCCGGCATTGGAATAGGCTGTTTAATTTGTCTTGTTAGCTGTTTGCTTGAGGCTTCGATTTGCAAATTACTGTTAAGTCTGGCAAATATGGTATTACCATTATCATTTCTTGCACCCAAAAATATACGGCTTTGGTCGTCAGCAGCTATGCTGTAAGGTGCCGTATACGCCTCAATTTGTTTCACAGTCTGGAGGGTGCCATTTTTTTGAAATTTAGCAATAGCTACATCATGAGATCCCTTGTTTGGCTCTTTATTTTTGGGTGTAAAAGGACCGCTCATTCTAGCAGAAACCAATATTTCACCCGACGGTAGCACGGCAATCGTTTCATGATTTAGCTCGTCGAGATCAGGTGAGCCAAACTGCTGGGCCCATTCAAGACTTCCAGAACCGGCATCAAGACGTGCTAATACTACATCTCTACCCCCTGTATTAGAATTGCCATCTTTTAGAGTTGAGAAGTGATACTTTAGCTTTGCTTCTCCTAATCCTTGATTGGTAACACCACGCTCTCCCACGATATACACACTGTTACCGTCAACTTCAATACCTCTCCATGTCGTAGATTTTAATTTTGAATCAAATCTTGATTCCCAAACTTTATCTCCTTCAGTATCATATTTTGCAGCTACCCCTCGGTCACGCAGTACCATATATAAATTGCCATTCGAATCCATGGCCATGTCCTGCGATTTATCGTCTTTATCCGAGGTTGTAAGTCCCTGACTAACCCACTGCAGATTAGCATCAAGCTGGACGTCATTTCCATAGCATGCCTGAATATTGGTAATAACCTGCAAGGGAACACCATCAGAAATTTGTTCTCCAACAACAACTTTTACAGGACCGCCGCTAACACCTTCGGGCACAACCGTATAAAGCGTATCACTACTGACGCTATCAACATCTGCCATTATACCCCCAAAGGAGATCTTATTTTTTGAAGATTTCTTTGCAAAATATTTACCCTTTATGGCTATAGTTGCCCCTATAACAGCGGTATCGGGCTCCATAGCAATTATTGTGGGTGCTAACACATCAAAATCAGGTCCTGTTGCAGATTTCTGTTTTACTGTTACCTTAACCGGTCCATCACTGGCATTGTCCGGAACCTTTGTTATTAATCGATCTTTTGATGCATCATTTACTGGAGCTGCCGTCCCATTAAATGTGATTGTTATATCAGAAGAATTCGTACTAAAATTCATACCCTCAATCGTAACCTCAGTACCGACTATTCCACTGTCGGGTTTTATTGAACTGATACCAGGGGCTTTGGCTTCTACCGTAAATTGGGGACCGGACACCGTCTCCCCACCGACCGTAACTTTTACTGGCCCACTGGATGCTCCTTTTGGCACCTTGGTTTTCAATTGCGATTCTGTGGCACTTTCAACTGGAGCAGCTTCTCCCCCTATGGTAATGGCATTAGACGTCTTTTCGGCACTAAATCCCTTTCCAGATATTGTAACCAACGTCCCGGGAGGACCGCTATCGGGTTGTATACCTGTAATTTCCGGATTCGGCATACCGTTTCCACCTCCACCACAGGAGGTTAAGAAAAATGCCATAATCAGTATTACAAATAGTCTTAATGAACACCTGATGTAGTTTAATATCTTCATAAGAAAGTATACGCTTAATTATCACTTTACATACAACATGCGTACACTTTTGAAAAAGGGGGACAAAAAATAACAAACCAGTTTTTAAGAGTAATTTGACCTCTCTTCGTCCAAATTTCCGCATGTAATAGTAAAGAGGACAAACTACTTGTAGTTATGGAAAAACAACGTTGGCAACGAATAGAAACAATTATCGAAGAAAGTTGGGCTTTTGAGACGATGCAAGAAAAAAAAGAGTATGCCCAAAAAGCATGTAGTAATAATATGCAGCTTTATAAAGAAGTGGTTGCACTTTTAAAAGGAATACACCATGCAGAAAAAGAGGGATTTTTAGAGTAACATCCTTTTCAGTCCGGAACATACAACCGTTACTATGGTAAAGGTGACTATTCCTTCAATTAAATATTAATGAGAGCCTGCCCCAGGGATTTAATATCCAGTCACTTTTCAAGCACCATTATATTTTTTGGAATACGTTATAAAAACATTGGCCTCTGTAGGGATGGCCTCAAACTCAGCGGAGGTTGTTTCTACATAAGTATCATTCTGAGGATTTAATAGAACTGACATCAGGCAATGGCTATGAGTTTATTTACATAAAGAGAGGTAACTATTTACTCTCTGATTACTAAATGATTAAGATAAACCAGTTTGGAATCCTCACATTAAATAGTGTCAAAAGGTATAGACGGCAAAAAAATCAATTTAAAAACTGGATACTAATATTTAGATATTTCCCTTCTATTACCTTACCATTCCAATAATAATTATAGGATACTCTTCTTTTGAACTACAACATTTAAAAAATTATCGTATCTGATGAAAAATAATAACAATGCTCGATTTTTTATTTGGTCGATCTTACTTGCTATTTTTCTATTTATACACAATAAAAATCTTGCCCAGGTAGGATCAGCCAAATCATATGAAAATGGCTTAGTCGTATCAGCAGAGCAACGAGCTTCTGCTGTAGGAAAAGAGATTTTACAACAGGGAGGAAATGCTATAGATGCGGCCGTCGGAGTACAGTTTGCATTGGCAGTAACATTACCTCGAGCCGGTAATATTGGTGGTGGAGGATTTATGGTACTGCATACTTCAGATGGTAAAACGCACGCACTGGACTTTCGCGAAAAAGCACCTATGAAAGCATCGAGCAAAATGTATCTCCGTGATGGAAAATATATCCCTAAACTGAGTAGACTTGGGGCATTGGCAGTAGGTGTCCCCGGCGTTGTGGACGGCATGATCAAGGCACTGGAACGCTACGGACGCCTCCCCCTTGAAACGGTTATGCAACCGGCAATTGACCTTGCAGGTGAGGGATATAAATTATCTTCAGCCCAAGCCCAAAGCCTCAATGATAAAGCTGGGGATTTTGAACAATTCAAGAGCTCTTCCAAATATTTTTTAAAGAAGGATGGCACCACTTGGCAAGAAGGCAACTTATTTGTTCAAAAAGACCTTGCCCAAACTTTACAGCGAATTGCCAATCGTGGGCGTAAGGGGTTCTATTCCGGGAAAACAGCTGATCTTATTGTTGAAGAAATGCAAAATCAAAGAGGGCTCATATCGTATGATGATTTACAGTCATACGAAAGCGTCTGGCGTAAACCAGTAAAAGCTTCTTTTAAAGATTACAACCTCCATATTATGCCTCCCCCCAGCAGTGGTAGCATAGCGGTACATCAAATTTTAGAAATGCTTGATCCTTTTGACCTCAAAAAAATGGGGTTCAATTCAGCAGACTATGTACATTTGGTCACTGAAACTATGCGTCGTGCTTTCGCTGACAGGGCATACTTCCTCGGCGATCCCGACTTTGTAG includes:
- a CDS encoding ECF-type sigma factor — translated: MSKKRFTKLLKNLRDPKNKCYDELFSQIYSELKRLAYSKLQKEREDITLTETALVHEVYLKMIDQTQIQANDKNHFMAIAARCMRQILIDHARKKKAEKRGGDKNDVTYIDELLKQRHKTEELIDIDNELNKLAKLDQRMADVVVLRFFGQMTVSDTAKALNISERTVKRDWAKARGWLYKELKG
- a CDS encoding serine/threonine-protein kinase; amino-acid sequence: MEQNQWEKVNKIVDTALELDKKERTTYIEENCKNDNKLKQHVTQLLAAIEESETEDFLATPATYIDEMAGELTATDATASSMVGQHIGNYHLDELIGHGGMGSVFKGRRADGAYEKEIAIKILRRGMDTPSNIARFKRERNILANLEHPNIARLLDGGLTEEGLPYLVMEYVDGTPLLEYCNQNNLTIEERLELFEQVCFAVQHAHQNAIIHRDLKPSNILVNNEGKVKVLDFGIAKLIRAESSEGVTFQTRTGARMLTVGYSSPEQLEGQAITTATDAYVLGILLFELLADVHPFEMDDKNLVEIEKQVREKRPKNPSDKYAQLSSTEKKKIAQYRSTDTAKLTSLLTGDLDAIVMKALRKEPGHRYSSAEQLLEDLNRRKTNLPIIAREDTFRYNSSKFLKRHKTRLSVAAAFLSIIISLTVFYTWQIAQEKDKAQLEAQKAQEVSSFLTDMFRASNPNYNPKDTVTAATFLKRGQERIDQLNDQPEIQGQLLEIMGRAYSEIGQFDKAAPLLNKSLKLRETYQGTTSTAYIQSLDALGVLERLKGNFAEAESLTQRSLSVLKNNQPNNKKLLVNGLNELGLILDQRGKYEQADSVYKEVLYIQQQLYKSEHPKLAHIFNNRAGVLRKLGKYEKAEELYRKALNIWKAQYGDIHPSTAMGYHDLALILNQRGKLEQADSLYHKGLTIDKKLYDAPERHIAQSYNNIGIFYGQQGRYQEAKPYLTKAVAMRRKLFDEYHPKLAESLNNLGRLNIELGNYEKAHSYLEEALKIDRKNFGGNHPYIAGDLANLARIEKEKGSLDIAKKHFEKSLSIFKANLPSDHRKIAGILTEIGKLHIIKNNISEAIPMLEKALAIKKKSYDKRSWQIAYTKSILGNALGKNMEYTKAESYLIPAYETLKKERGSSDTFTNHAKNSIIELYKDWGKTDMAKKYSSTE
- a CDS encoding collagen-like protein gives rise to the protein MRRLLRVLTLFLIATLPLFFGCEGPAGEQGPQGPEGQQGPVGPAGDDGSKIYSGQGVPGSSKGDMGDYYLDTSTGDMYGPKNDQGWGTPISLQGPPGQDGQDGKDGSQIYSGSSAPQSSLGKEGDYYLNKSTFNLYGPKTASGWGTPINLKGTANVMYSNWVNPSQWNGNTQSTTKYRYFDISANAMTQDIIDKGIVKVYTDFNTQSVYALPLAKASSPGNPNYSFFFQLNPQQLRIGYMNPDATGTLPRAIGTSSSFRYVLIPGGKQLKTKAKVGKLPIDLNNYEEVKKYFGIKNN
- a CDS encoding collagen-like protein, which produces MRRFSRVVILFLIAVFPLFMGCEGPAGEQGTQGPEGPQGPVGPAGDDGSMMYSGKGAPASSTGSNGDYYLNTNTGEMYGPKKDSGWGNPIMVLMGQDGEDGSKFHAGSGAPASSLGENGDFYLDKSNYNMYGPKTSQGWGTAVNLKGADGNANVTRYIYPQHDFSSSPQFVAVFSNLTETEMKQSSWSVYLMYDTGSNQIYYSVPGRARNIQYSVEHNFVNGNVYFRINTEPNKTGIPYDQIEIIRTEANNTQDNTEVDDTGIVTLKKMEVVDQQSFKEFYNFE
- the xerD gene encoding site-specific tyrosine recombinase XerD yields the protein MHYTEELKRYLQFIKLEKNLSENSVVSYERDLRRYLNFVADNLRIQQLDGVSLQHIEQYLEELTAMDLSVSSIARNISSIRGFHEFAVVEGMAEANPAELVELPKKAQNLPEVLNQDEVAAIIDTPNRESNAGIRNAAILETLYATGMRVSELTSLEVDNLFFEIGFIRVVGKGNKERLVPVGEVAQSALEHYIEVVRPIFISDKNPQKAEHKVFLSQRGNPLSRMSIWNVVNDAAERAGIEKNVYPHIFRHSFATHLLEGGADLRAVQEMLGHSSILTTEIYTHVDRSLLHQVHKEFHPRA
- a CDS encoding DUF5050 domain-containing protein, which produces MRKLLRTLIPLLLIGLIISCSDNSTGTDSDPEPAPEEPTTGTLEVTTSTSGSDVDSDGYTITVDGADHSIGTDETITVEDLEESSYDAELSGIADNCSVDGNNPKKVDITAENTTTASFDITCEAVLSNQIVFLSGRNTNPDLYVTNPDGTGQERITNNAEMEYYPSISPDGTKIAYTSWSDNNIYMINADGSNRTQLTNSSGHDLLPRWSPDGSQILFSTDRDGDYEVYMMNADGSNQTNLTNNPNAQDVAGTWSHDGDRIAFVSSRDADGDDEIYTMNSQGTALQKITDNTHYDGIPIYSPDGSKIAFASDRDGNNEIYIMSTDGSDLKRVTNNSGSDVFPSWSPDGSKLSFQSDRDGNDEVYIINTDGTSATNLTVNSASDRFPFWSPVK